The Nicotiana tomentosiformis chromosome 9, ASM39032v3, whole genome shotgun sequence genome contains the following window.
tattgggagtcttgagactagtgtggatcttctacttctcgatatggtagattttggtgtcatcttgggtatggattggatgttaCCTTAtcgtgctatattggattgtcatgtcaagatggtgaccctagccatgccggggttacctcgattagagtggaaaggaacttctggtcattctaccagcaaggttatttcttatatgaaggctcgacgtatggtcgagaagggttttcTTGCCTATTTGGTTTATAGTCGTGATCCTAgtacggatgttccttctatggactcagtaccaattGTTCATgcatttccagaagtatttcttgcagatttgcaggggatgccacccgacagagatatagacttttgtattgatttggctccgggcactcatcccatttctattctatcATATTGTATGGCCGTGCCGAAACTGAAAgaactgaaggagcagttacaagacttgcttgatcagggatttattagacctagtgtctcgccctggggtgcaccagtgttatttgtaaagaagaaagatggttcaatgtgaATGTGTAAAGATTATTTgcagtatccactgccaagaattgatgacttatttgatcagcttcagggtgccaaggtgttttcaaagatcgacttgaggtctggttaccatcagttaaagattaggggatttgatgtccctaagacagcttttcatactcggtatgggcattacgaattcctagtgatgtcatttaggctgacaaatgccccaacaacatttatggatttgatgaatcaggtgttcaagccctatttggattcttttgtggttgtattaattgatgatatcttgatttactccagcagtcgagaggagcatgagcagcatcttcggagtgtgcttcagactttgaagaataatcagttatatgccaaattttcaaaatacaaattttggttagactcagttgcctttttggggcatgttgtatcggcagaaggcataaaagtgaatcctaagaagattgaggtagttcagaattggcctagacctacttcagttacagagatccggagtttcctgggtttggcaggttattaacgtcggttcgtggaggggttttcatctatagcaagcccattgaccagactgacccagaaaggtgttccatttggatggtcagacgagtgtga
Protein-coding sequences here:
- the LOC138899315 gene encoding uncharacterized protein, whose translation is MVDFGVILGMDWMLPYRAILDCHVKMVTLAMPGLPRLEWKGTSGHSTSKVISYMKARRMVEKGFLAYLVYSRDPSTDVPSMDSVPIVHAFPEVFLADLQGMPPDRDIDFCIDLAPGTHPISILSYCMAVPKLKELKEQLQDLLDQGFIRPSVSPWGAPVLFVKKKDGSM